Proteins from a genomic interval of Halomonas alkaliantarctica:
- a CDS encoding sulfite exporter TauE/SafE family protein translates to MNPTGLDLPPLMAAFVFGLMGGAHCIGMCGGIMSALTFAVPPSMRHPARMGGLLLSYNAGRIISYMSAGALVALLGTLFSLSATARLLLQVFAALMLILMALYIANWWKGLLKIEAVGRRLWRFIEPVGRRLMPVVHLPQAFALGALWGWLPCGLVYSMLAWSLAIADPLQGALLMGAFGLGTLPALLATGLAARQLSHLIRHPATRSVAALTIIAFALWQLWTLTAHNVY, encoded by the coding sequence ATGAATCCGACAGGGCTTGATCTGCCGCCGCTCATGGCGGCGTTTGTGTTCGGCTTGATGGGGGGCGCCCATTGTATCGGCATGTGTGGCGGCATTATGAGTGCGCTCACCTTTGCAGTCCCCCCTAGCATGCGCCACCCGGCACGCATGGGAGGACTGCTGCTCAGCTATAACGCAGGCCGTATTATTAGCTATATGAGCGCAGGCGCACTGGTTGCGCTGCTAGGCACGCTGTTTTCGCTTTCTGCTACGGCACGCCTGTTGCTTCAGGTATTTGCCGCGCTGATGCTGATCTTAATGGCACTGTATATCGCCAACTGGTGGAAAGGCCTGCTCAAAATTGAGGCCGTGGGTCGACGGCTATGGCGCTTTATTGAGCCCGTGGGGCGTCGCTTGATGCCCGTAGTCCATCTTCCCCAAGCCTTCGCCCTGGGGGCACTCTGGGGCTGGCTCCCCTGCGGGCTGGTCTACTCCATGCTGGCCTGGAGCCTGGCGATTGCCGACCCGCTTCAGGGCGCGCTACTCATGGGCGCCTTTGGGCTTGGCACCCTGCCTGCACTACTTGCCACTGGCCTCGCTGCCCGCCAACTCAGCCATTTGATACGCCACCCCGCGACCCGAAGTGTGGCAGCGCTGACAATTATCGCTTTTGCGCTGTGGCAGCTGTGGACGCTCACCGCACACAACGTCTATTAG
- the hemN gene encoding oxygen-independent coproporphyrinogen III oxidase — translation MPVHAPAALPLAPAAAAAPMQPVWDEALLRRYDTSGPRYTSYPTALSFHNQFTPDDLTQALERSNASKRSLSLYVHVPFCRKICFYCACNKIATKNTALAEPYIARLDREMVLTARHLDTSRPVEQLHWGGGTPTFLSLNQMGDLIDRLDARFGLSSSANRDYAIEIDPREADVFTLRHLESLGFNRISLGVQDVSPLVQKAINRIQPRVLTETLMDEAHRLGFRSLNLDLIYGLPFQTEKSFADTLRQVIELNPARLSVFNYAHMPERFAPQRRINVDDLPGSDEKLAILRITIEMLTAAGYVHIGMDHFARPDDSLAIAQREGSLQRNFQGYSSHAQCDLIGLGVSAISRIDDVYAQNPSDLARYEAALDQGQLATVRGIRLNDDDLIRRDVIERLMCDMGIDLAAVSQRWNIDAPRYFAPALERLQSAEQDGLLTRSGDQLKATPMGHLLIRHIAMAFDAHLSGQTGQRYSKIV, via the coding sequence ATGCCCGTTCATGCCCCCGCTGCATTGCCCCTTGCACCCGCAGCTGCCGCAGCCCCCATGCAGCCGGTGTGGGATGAAGCGTTACTGCGCCGCTACGACACCAGCGGCCCACGCTATACCTCCTACCCCACGGCACTGTCGTTTCATAACCAATTTACGCCTGACGACCTGACCCAGGCGCTGGAGCGTAGTAATGCTAGCAAGCGTTCGCTCTCGCTGTATGTTCACGTGCCCTTCTGCCGCAAAATCTGCTTCTACTGCGCGTGTAATAAAATCGCCACCAAAAACACCGCCCTGGCCGAGCCCTATATAGCCCGGCTTGACCGCGAAATGGTGCTGACCGCACGCCATTTGGATACATCACGACCGGTGGAACAACTGCACTGGGGCGGTGGCACACCGACGTTTCTCAGCTTGAACCAGATGGGTGACCTGATTGATCGACTGGATGCACGCTTTGGCCTTTCGTCGTCTGCTAACCGCGATTACGCGATTGAAATAGATCCTCGCGAAGCGGATGTGTTTACTCTGCGCCATCTCGAATCCCTCGGCTTTAATCGCATCAGCCTGGGCGTGCAGGACGTAAGTCCACTGGTGCAGAAAGCGATTAATCGCATTCAACCTCGAGTGCTTACCGAAACGCTGATGGATGAGGCGCATCGCCTGGGCTTTCGCTCGCTCAATCTCGATCTAATTTACGGTTTGCCCTTTCAGACTGAAAAAAGCTTTGCCGACACTCTACGCCAGGTGATCGAGCTCAACCCGGCGCGCCTTTCCGTGTTTAATTACGCGCATATGCCCGAGCGCTTTGCCCCACAGCGACGTATTAATGTCGACGACTTGCCGGGTAGCGATGAGAAACTGGCGATTCTGCGTATCACCATCGAAATGCTCACCGCAGCAGGCTATGTGCATATTGGTATGGATCACTTTGCCCGACCTGATGATAGCCTGGCTATTGCCCAGCGCGAAGGCTCACTGCAGCGCAACTTCCAGGGCTACTCCAGCCACGCTCAGTGCGACTTAATAGGACTTGGCGTATCAGCGATTTCCCGTATAGACGATGTCTATGCGCAGAATCCTAGCGACCTGGCCCGCTACGAAGCGGCGCTGGACCAGGGGCAGCTTGCCACCGTGCGCGGCATTCGCTTAAATGATGACGACCTGATCCGCCGGGACGTGATTGAGCGGCTGATGTGCGATATGGGCATTGACCTGGCCGCCGTTAGCCAACGCTGGAACATTGATGCCCCCCGCTACTTTGCGCCAGCGCTTGAGCGCCTGCAGAGCGCCGAACAGGATGGACTATTGACCCGTAGCGGTGATCAGCTTAAAGCTACGCCGATGGGACACCTGCTGATTCGCCATATAGCCATGGCGTTTGACGCCCATCTTTCTGGGCAAACAGGGCAACGATACTCTAAGATTGTTTAA
- the fnr gene encoding fumarate/nitrate reduction transcriptional regulator Fnr: MLEPMSRRRSLLHEARCQTCSLSSLCLPLALELDDVGQFDAIIRRRAPLKKGEPLFRQGDAFTSVYAVRSGSLKQITAEGNGSEQLTNFYLPSELVGLDGIDEEQYPGSVIALETTTVCEIPFDRLDLLSEELPELRGQLYRSMSKELRDDRRMMRLLSRKTADQRLASFLITLSDRFRRRGYSPFSFRLSMPRADIGNYLGLAVETVSRILSRFQQQNVVAVSGREVNILDMQRLITLAEEEEQTVS, translated from the coding sequence ATGTTGGAACCGATGAGCCGTCGGCGCTCGCTACTCCATGAAGCCCGCTGCCAAACCTGCAGTTTGAGCTCACTGTGCCTACCACTTGCCCTGGAGCTGGATGATGTGGGGCAGTTTGATGCCATTATTCGTCGCCGGGCGCCGCTGAAAAAAGGCGAACCCCTATTTCGTCAGGGTGACGCCTTTACCAGCGTTTACGCAGTCCGTTCGGGTAGTTTGAAACAGATCACCGCTGAAGGTAACGGCAGTGAGCAACTCACCAATTTCTACCTGCCTAGTGAACTGGTGGGATTGGATGGCATTGACGAAGAGCAGTATCCCGGTAGCGTGATCGCCCTGGAAACCACCACTGTTTGCGAGATCCCTTTCGACCGCCTGGATTTGCTCTCGGAGGAACTGCCCGAACTGCGTGGTCAGCTGTATCGCAGCATGAGTAAGGAGTTGCGCGATGACCGCCGTATGATGCGGCTACTCTCGCGCAAAACCGCCGATCAGCGACTGGCGAGCTTTTTGATTACCCTTTCGGATCGTTTTCGTCGCCGAGGCTACTCACCTTTCAGCTTTCGCCTCTCGATGCCCAGAGCCGATATCGGCAACTACCTGGGCTTAGCAGTGGAAACGGTCAGCCGCATACTAAGCCGCTTTCAGCAGCAGAATGTGGTGGCGGTCTCCGGCCGAGAGGTCAACATTCTCGATATGCAGCGTTTGATTACCCTCGCCGAAGAAGAAGAGCAAACGGTTAGCTGA
- the ttcA gene encoding tRNA 2-thiocytidine(32) synthetase TtcA translates to MQSLDHFDPAHLDTVGAPPANAEHDQPELADAKQKREFNKLQKRLRREVGNAIIDYQMINEGDRVMVCLSGGKDSYTMLEILRNLQRNAPVNFSLVAVNLDQKQPGFPEHVLPAYLDKQGVEYHIVERDTYSVVKEKTPEGKTTCALCSRLRRGSLYGFAEEIGANKIALGHHREDILETLFLNMFFGGNLKAMPPKLLSDDGKNIVIRPLAYCKEADIAEFSRLMAFPIIPCNLCGSQPNMQRQVVKEMLAEWDKKFPGRLESMFKAVTNIAPSQLADRSLFDFEGLEAKQEELLAGRIQAFNVS, encoded by the coding sequence ATGCAATCTCTTGATCACTTTGATCCTGCTCACCTTGACACGGTTGGAGCCCCCCCAGCTAACGCTGAGCACGACCAGCCAGAGCTGGCTGATGCGAAGCAGAAGCGTGAGTTTAACAAGCTACAAAAGCGCCTACGCCGAGAAGTGGGTAACGCGATTATTGATTACCAAATGATCAATGAAGGCGATCGCGTGATGGTTTGCCTCTCCGGCGGAAAAGACAGCTACACGATGCTAGAGATTTTGCGTAACTTACAGCGCAATGCGCCGGTCAATTTTTCGCTGGTGGCGGTCAACCTGGATCAAAAGCAGCCCGGCTTTCCCGAACACGTGCTGCCCGCGTATCTGGATAAGCAGGGCGTGGAGTACCACATTGTCGAGCGCGATACCTACTCGGTGGTGAAAGAGAAAACCCCCGAAGGCAAAACCACCTGCGCGCTATGTTCACGTCTGCGGCGCGGCTCGCTTTATGGCTTCGCCGAAGAGATTGGCGCCAATAAGATAGCTCTAGGCCATCACCGGGAAGATATTCTCGAAACGCTGTTTCTCAATATGTTCTTTGGCGGCAATCTGAAAGCGATGCCGCCAAAGCTGTTATCCGATGATGGTAAGAATATCGTCATTCGGCCGTTGGCCTACTGCAAAGAGGCTGATATCGCCGAGTTTTCGCGGCTGATGGCGTTTCCGATTATCCCCTGCAACCTGTGCGGCTCCCAGCCCAATATGCAGCGCCAGGTGGTCAAAGAGATGCTCGCTGAGTGGGACAAAAAGTTTCCAGGCCGTCTGGAAAGCATGTTCAAGGCCGTCACCAACATTGCCCCTTCCCAGTTGGCTGACCGCAGCCTGTTCGATTTTGAAGGTCTAGAGGCCAAGCAAGAAGAGCTGCTGGCGGGTCGTATCCAGGCCTTTAACGTCAGCTAA
- a CDS encoding DNA polymerase III subunit epsilon: MRLLDRHMTLFSGSLRTLLRRESDRRRCADSPYAWLFQPYMGEELVSLACTVTPTQSSPVISLAAVVLSQQQVHTSRAFVITLSSAKPPDSASLRRHHLLCEAGAVLTSNSDNLGALVEFIGNRPIVGWQLEQRLGALNALLSKRLNFALPNAQVDVAKLHQRQLRRLHPEVEAPSNFAQALACWQVPAMAVQSVLGEATASALLYIRLQRIMAQTA; this comes from the coding sequence ATGCGGCTGTTAGATCGACATATGACGTTATTTAGCGGCTCGTTACGCACCTTGCTAAGACGTGAAAGTGACCGGCGCCGCTGTGCAGATTCCCCCTATGCCTGGCTGTTTCAGCCCTATATGGGCGAAGAGTTGGTGTCGCTCGCCTGTACTGTAACGCCTACTCAATCATCGCCTGTGATCAGTTTGGCGGCAGTGGTACTTAGCCAGCAACAGGTGCATACCAGTCGCGCTTTTGTGATAACCCTAAGCAGTGCGAAGCCGCCCGATAGCGCATCGCTGCGCCGCCATCACTTGCTTTGCGAGGCGGGGGCGGTGCTAACGTCAAACAGTGATAACTTAGGCGCCTTAGTAGAGTTTATCGGCAATCGACCCATCGTTGGTTGGCAGTTAGAGCAGCGGCTCGGCGCATTAAATGCACTGCTCAGTAAGCGGCTGAATTTTGCCCTGCCCAATGCCCAGGTCGATGTGGCAAAACTGCATCAGCGCCAGCTGCGGCGCCTGCATCCGGAGGTCGAAGCGCCCAGCAACTTCGCCCAAGCGTTGGCGTGCTGGCAAGTACCCGCCATGGCCGTGCAGAGTGTGCTTGGAGAGGCTACCGCCAGCGCACTGCTGTATATACGCTTGCAGCGCATTATGGCGCAGACTGCTTAG
- a CDS encoding DUF294 nucleotidyltransferase-like domain-containing protein, with product MVDVDLSQLPFTLLDDEGRDHIRRGIDLAYFDRDEIILESGQAGEFVFLIHKGEVAEIDPTLPSSTSRIGHYTAGDLFGAISILNGKSRYRFKAEQECLCYLLPKALFQQLCRQYPDFSNFFRQSLTHKARLLTEKRAEGGVTMAGFMLAKVSECMREPLLMSAATDIASAVKQLNESHADSLLVETQDTLGIVTKTDLLNALVLDGHAITSSVDEIAHFNLVTAAPDQYLFEVLVLMTRHKVARVVVLEQNALKGVVELTDVLSYFSSRSYVVSLQVEQANSLEALSVASQRTPELVKALMAQGVKLRFAMDLLAALNGRIMSKAWDFTINERYHEQSCMMVMGSEGRGEQILKTDQDNGLILADDTQWPELASHMQTLTDTLIQLGYPPCPGNIMVSNPEWVATVTQWKGNIAKWARERDGDSLMKLAIMLDAHAVAGNPSLLESVRDELFERCSGDELLLSYFARTALRFSTPLTLFGSLKKPQHGIDIKKGGIFPIVHGVRTMALERSIKATSTFDRLDALAADGRLDRRFADDLGEALALFSELRLKQQLSTLETAADAKEANSQNSSRANRVVVQNLSSLERDLLREAMHIVKDFKQRLSHRYHLEYS from the coding sequence ATGGTCGATGTGGATCTATCCCAACTGCCGTTTACGCTCCTTGACGATGAGGGGCGTGACCACATTCGTCGTGGCATTGACCTAGCCTATTTTGATCGTGACGAAATCATTTTAGAGTCCGGTCAAGCGGGAGAGTTTGTTTTTTTGATTCATAAAGGCGAGGTCGCGGAAATCGACCCGACGCTGCCCTCATCTACCTCCCGCATTGGCCATTACACGGCGGGGGATCTATTTGGCGCGATCAGTATTCTCAATGGTAAAAGCCGCTACCGCTTTAAGGCTGAGCAGGAGTGTCTTTGTTACCTGCTACCCAAAGCACTGTTTCAACAGTTGTGTCGCCAATACCCTGATTTCAGCAATTTCTTTCGCCAGTCACTGACCCATAAGGCACGTTTGCTGACCGAAAAGCGCGCCGAAGGTGGCGTTACCATGGCGGGTTTTATGCTTGCCAAGGTGAGCGAATGCATGCGCGAGCCGTTGCTGATGTCGGCGGCGACCGATATTGCCAGCGCTGTAAAACAGCTTAACGAAAGCCACGCCGATAGCCTGCTGGTGGAGACCCAAGACACACTGGGCATAGTGACCAAAACCGATCTACTCAACGCGCTAGTGTTGGATGGCCACGCTATAACATCATCGGTGGATGAGATCGCCCATTTTAATCTAGTGACCGCCGCACCGGATCAGTATTTATTTGAAGTTCTGGTACTGATGACCCGCCATAAAGTGGCGCGAGTGGTCGTGTTGGAGCAAAACGCCTTGAAAGGCGTCGTCGAGCTCACCGACGTGCTTAGCTACTTCTCAAGCCGCAGCTATGTGGTGAGCCTGCAGGTGGAGCAGGCGAACAGCTTAGAGGCGCTTTCGGTCGCCAGCCAGCGCACCCCAGAACTGGTCAAAGCGCTGATGGCCCAGGGCGTGAAGCTACGCTTTGCAATGGATCTGCTCGCGGCACTGAACGGTCGTATCATGAGCAAAGCCTGGGATTTCACTATCAATGAGCGCTACCACGAGCAGAGCTGCATGATGGTGATGGGTAGCGAAGGGCGCGGTGAACAGATTCTAAAAACGGATCAGGATAATGGCTTGATTCTTGCCGATGACACCCAGTGGCCTGAACTTGCCAGCCACATGCAGACGCTCACCGATACCTTGATTCAGCTCGGTTACCCGCCGTGCCCCGGCAATATTATGGTGTCTAACCCCGAGTGGGTGGCTACGGTAACTCAGTGGAAAGGCAATATTGCCAAGTGGGCCAGGGAGCGTGACGGCGATAGCCTAATGAAGCTGGCAATTATGCTTGATGCCCATGCCGTAGCGGGCAATCCCAGCCTGCTTGAAAGCGTCCGCGATGAGCTTTTTGAACGCTGTTCGGGCGATGAGCTGCTGCTCTCCTATTTTGCCCGCACGGCGCTACGTTTCTCGACGCCGCTAACGTTGTTTGGTTCGTTGAAAAAGCCCCAACACGGTATTGATATTAAGAAAGGCGGTATTTTTCCTATCGTTCACGGTGTGCGCACGATGGCGCTTGAACGGAGCATCAAAGCCACCTCGACGTTTGATCGCTTGGATGCCCTGGCGGCTGATGGCCGGTTGGATCGCCGTTTTGCCGATGACCTGGGGGAAGCGTTGGCACTGTTTTCCGAGCTGCGCCTTAAGCAGCAGCTAAGTACGCTGGAAACCGCTGCGGACGCTAAAGAAGCTAATTCTCAAAACAGCAGCCGCGCTAACCGTGTTGTGGTGCAAAACCTCTCTTCCCTGGAGCGCGACCTACTGCGCGAAGCGATGCATATTGTCAAAGACTTTAAGCAGCGGCTTTCCCATCGTTACCATTTGGAGTATTCGTGA
- a CDS encoding DUF4212 domain-containing protein, translating into MADDKTNAAEYWKANVRLIFGCLAVWAFVSYGCAILFRPLLAGIPVGGTDLGFWFAQQGSILTFIVLIFFYSWKMNKLDQKFGLGE; encoded by the coding sequence ATGGCAGACGACAAAACCAATGCTGCTGAATACTGGAAAGCAAACGTCCGCTTAATTTTCGGATGCCTGGCCGTTTGGGCATTTGTTTCTTACGGATGCGCTATCCTTTTCCGCCCACTGCTCGCTGGCATTCCTGTTGGCGGCACTGATCTTGGCTTCTGGTTTGCACAACAGGGCTCAATCCTAACGTTTATCGTGCTGATCTTCTTCTACTCCTGGAAGATGAATAAGCTCGATCAAAAATTTGGCCTTGGGGAGTAA
- a CDS encoding sodium:solute symporter family protein gives MSQFAINLLFVGASFALYIGIAIWARAGSTKDFYVAGGGVHPITNGMATAADWMSAASFISMAGLLASGGYANSTFLMGWTGGYVILAMLLAPYLRKFGKFTVPDFIGDRFYSNTARLVAIVCLIVASVTYVIGQMTGAGVAFSRFLEVSNTWGIWLAALIVFLYAVFGGMKGITYTQVAQYIVLIIAYTIPAVFIAFQLTGNPIPMFGMFSTHTESGMPLLAKLNDVVNALGFRDYTADVDNKLNMVLFTLSLMVGTAGLPHVIIRFFTVPKVADARWSAGWALVFIALLYLTAPAVGSMARLNLATTVYPEMAGQTENYEEAAQNPILYEERPDWVRTWEETGLISFNDLNNDGRIQLYNDSADYSDRGWEGNELTVNNDILVLANPEIANLPGWVIGLIAAGGIAAALSTAAGLLLAISSAISHDLIKTMINPKITEKGEMLAARISMGGAILLATYLGLNPPGFAAQTVALAFGIAGASLFPALMMGIFSKRMNSSGAVAGMLAGLICTLLYIFTYLGWFFVPETNMLANTPDNWIFGISPLSFGAVGAMINFAVAFAVSRVTAAPPQEIQDLVESVRYPKGAGMAVDH, from the coding sequence ATGAGCCAGTTTGCAATTAACTTACTGTTCGTCGGCGCTTCCTTTGCCTTGTATATAGGCATTGCGATTTGGGCGCGCGCCGGCTCAACGAAAGACTTCTACGTCGCTGGGGGTGGGGTTCACCCAATTACCAACGGGATGGCCACCGCAGCAGATTGGATGTCAGCGGCGTCGTTTATTTCCATGGCGGGTTTGCTGGCCTCCGGTGGCTACGCTAACTCCACCTTCCTGATGGGCTGGACCGGTGGCTACGTTATTCTAGCGATGCTGCTAGCACCTTACCTGCGTAAGTTTGGTAAGTTCACCGTGCCCGACTTCATCGGTGACCGTTTCTACAGCAACACTGCTCGCCTAGTGGCGATCGTGTGCTTGATTGTGGCGTCGGTTACCTACGTTATCGGTCAAATGACCGGTGCGGGTGTGGCGTTCTCACGCTTCCTTGAAGTCAGCAACACTTGGGGTATCTGGTTAGCCGCGCTGATCGTCTTCCTCTACGCCGTATTTGGCGGCATGAAAGGCATCACCTACACCCAGGTGGCCCAGTACATCGTTCTAATCATCGCTTACACCATTCCTGCGGTGTTCATTGCCTTCCAACTAACCGGCAACCCGATTCCGATGTTCGGTATGTTCAGTACCCACACCGAATCCGGCATGCCTTTACTGGCCAAGTTAAATGATGTGGTCAATGCACTTGGCTTCCGGGACTACACTGCTGACGTGGACAACAAGCTCAATATGGTGCTGTTCACCCTGTCGTTGATGGTCGGTACTGCTGGTCTTCCTCACGTTATCATTCGCTTCTTCACCGTACCGAAAGTCGCCGATGCGCGCTGGTCTGCAGGCTGGGCACTGGTATTCATTGCACTGCTTTACCTCACCGCCCCAGCGGTAGGTTCGATGGCACGCCTTAACTTGGCGACAACCGTGTACCCAGAGATGGCTGGTCAGACTGAAAACTATGAAGAGGCGGCGCAGAACCCGATCCTGTACGAAGAGCGTCCAGACTGGGTTCGCACATGGGAAGAAACAGGCCTTATCAGCTTCAACGATCTCAACAACGATGGCCGCATTCAGCTCTATAACGATTCTGCCGACTACTCTGACCGTGGCTGGGAAGGCAACGAGCTAACCGTTAATAACGACATTCTGGTACTCGCTAACCCCGAAATTGCCAATTTGCCCGGCTGGGTTATTGGTTTGATCGCAGCAGGTGGTATTGCGGCGGCACTGTCTACCGCAGCAGGCTTGCTACTGGCGATCTCGTCGGCGATCAGTCACGATTTGATCAAGACCATGATCAATCCCAAGATCACCGAGAAAGGCGAGATGTTGGCGGCGCGAATCTCCATGGGTGGGGCCATTCTATTGGCCACCTATCTGGGGCTTAATCCGCCTGGGTTTGCGGCACAAACGGTGGCGCTGGCCTTTGGTATCGCCGGTGCATCGCTGTTCCCTGCGTTGATGATGGGTATATTCTCCAAGCGGATGAACAGTTCAGGTGCGGTTGCCGGTATGCTGGCGGGCTTGATTTGTACTCTGCTTTATATCTTCACTTACCTGGGCTGGTTCTTCGTACCTGAGACCAATATGCTGGCCAACACGCCGGATAACTGGATCTTCGGTATCTCGCCGCTCTCCTTTGGTGCCGTAGGCGCGATGATCAACTTCGCCGTTGCCTTCGCGGTCTCCAGAGTGACAGCTGCACCGCCGCAGGAAATTCAGGACCTGGTGGAAAGCGTTCGCTATCCGAAAGGTGCTGGCATGGCAGTAGATCACTAA